The Xenopus laevis strain J_2021 chromosome 5L, Xenopus_laevis_v10.1, whole genome shotgun sequence genome has a segment encoding these proteins:
- the LOC121393800 gene encoding uncharacterized protein LOC121393800 — protein MAALYKRQTKETLINLCEQRGIDVADKSKEMLICALVEKEQQNYTPESGDYATQDVPVMNSVPGSSQREDSSSCSGQDDRNSSLQAALQLLGSDDPQLRLQLILQYQQAERDAAAAERDAAAAAAERQHQLELVKLQQQGSHSRSGETQEVRPFINSVDKFPVMDKDGDLDTFLRCFERACRQYHLPREQWAKYLTPGLKGKALDAFVDLPPEFDGDYDAIKNALIKMYHLTPEVYRKRFRTVQRGPTDSYSDVVSSLRTAFRSWSRGLSVTSFECLEDLMIKDQFLQTCPMEVKQFIMDREPKTADQAAEIADTYAANRMSDHRRTSVPSYKERSTGGTAHSSLQSGENSSFGGSVAAVGQKDTRRCFSCNQMGHVRTDCPQKKEPTSPGQPVVMLVSGKPENLHHHMQSVIVGDKVTQGLRDSGSNFSLVRPEMINTGDIIPGKTLSIKGVGGSHPKVPVAQVFLDWGAGRGLREVGVTNEIPVNVLLGNDLGYMVTAFVPYDQVSLGPAALECGHPPQQVIVKSTMQQSNWEGGLGGRSQSQPVPEPVLSQSRDKKGEGEERFPLGVSLVQPGSIPAVRDFQRVIPDPVPKLPEVLSEGQQLHQAQESVQKHEGQVVRTQSRVLVDNATQTEESDGSGGPGKAIMPEPVLWGAQVVSTKEERLTVPGVAPKSDSNKVVFPEVQSIKDEPSGLCQPKTKQVSGDQGGIKGVGGLQLLSMSRPREWEIRDRLEGPSVNKVGGIGQMPEESSDRPLPTMQTCTLSRDNADRGKMGSIPTSNQSSTWDYTDTALKEQDFRPGR, from the exons atgGCAGCACTTTACAAAAGGCAGACCAAGGAGACCCTCATCAATCTCTGTGAGCAAAGAGGAATTGATGTAGCGGACAAATCGAAGGAAATGTTGATTTGTGCCTTGGTGGAAAAGGAGCAGCAGAACTACACACCTGAGTCAGGAGACTATGCAACTCAGGATGTCCCAGTGATGAACTCTGTTCCTGGATCCTCTCAGCGAGAGGACAGTTCTAGTTGCAGTGGGCAGGATGACAGGAATTCATCCCTGCAAGCAGCTTTGCAACTGTTGGGTTCAGATGACCCCCAGCTGCGTCTTCAGCTTATCCTGCAGTATCAAcaggcagaaagagatgcagcagcagcagaaagagatgcagcagcagcagcagctgaaagaCAGCATCAACTGGAGTTAGTCAAGCTCCAGCAGCAGGGATCACACTCACGGTCCGGTGAGACCCAGGAAGTACGCCCTTTTATAAACTCTGTGGATAAATTTCCAGTTATGGATAAAGATGGTGACCTGGATACCTTTTTGCGGTGCTTTGAAAGGGCTTGTAGACAGTATCACTTACCCCGTGAGCAATGGGCAAAATATCTCACCCCAGGGTTGAAAGGCAAAGCCCTGGATGCTTTTGTGGACTTACCACCAGAGTTTGATGGGGACTATGATGCTATTAAAAATGCCCTGATCAAAATGTACCATCTTACACCAGAAGTATACCGCAAAAGATTTAGAACTGTGCAGCGCGGACCTACAGACAGCTACTCTGATGTTGTGAGTAGTCTGAGAACCGCTTTTAGATCCTGGTCGAGAGGACTCTCTGTTACATCATTTGAGTGCCTGGAAGATCTGATGATAAAGGATCAATTTTTGCAGACGTGTCCTATGGAAGTGAAGCAATTCATTATGGACCGCGAGCCCAAAACAGCAGATCAGGCAGCAGAGATAGCAGACACCTATGCTGCAAATAGGATGTCTGACCACCGCAGAACATCTGTACCAAGCTACAAGGAGCGATCAACAGGAGGAACCGCACACAGCAGTCTACAGTCTGGTGAGAATTCATCTTTTGGGGGGTCTGTTGCAGCTGTGGGGCAGAAGGATACCCGCCGATGTTTTTCCTGCAACCAGATGGGCCATGTGAGGACTGACTGTCCACAAAAGAAGGAACCAacttcacctggacagcctgttGTGATGCTCGTGTCTGGTAAGCCTGAGAATCTACATCATCATATGCAGTCTGTGATTGTGGGGGACAAAGTGACTCAGGGACTAAGAGACTCAGGGTCTAATTTTTCTCTGGTGCGTCCAGAGATGATAAACACTGGGGACATTATTCCTGGAAAGACTTTGTCCATAAAGGGAGTGGGTGGGAGCCACCCAAAGGTGCCTGTGGCACAAGTTTTCTTGGATTGGGGTGCGGGGAGAGGTCTAAGGGAAGTGGGTGTAACTAATGAAATTCCTGTAAATGTCTTGTTGGGGAATGATTTGGGTTACATGGTAACTGCTTTTGTGCCCTATGACCAGGTCTCACTAGGTCCAGCTGCGCTGGAGTGTGGCCACCCACCTCAACAGGTAATTGTAAAAAGTACAATGCAGCAAAGTAACTGGGAGGGAGGACTGGGAGGCAGGAGCCAGAGTCAACCAGTGCCTGAACCAGTGTTGTCCCAAAGTAGGGATAAGAAGGGAGAGGGGGAGGAGAGGTTTCCCCTAGGAGTCTCCCTGGTGCAGCCCGGTAGTATACCGGCAGTGAGGGATTTCCAGCGTGTAATCCCTGatcctgtacccaaactgcctgaAGTCTTGAGTGAGGGTCAGCAGCTACACCAAGCTCAGGAGTCAGTGCAGAAGCATGAGGGACAGGTGGTTAGGACTCAGAGTAGGGTCCTAGTGGATAATGCCACTCAGACTGAGGAGAGTGATGGTAGTGGTGGGCCAGGAAAAGCCATCATGCCAGAACCAGTACTGTGGGGGGCTCAGGTGGTCAGTACTAAGGAGGAAAGGCTGACAGTACCAGGAGTTGCTCCCAAGTCAGATAGCAACAAAGTAGTTTTTCCAGAAGTCCAGAGTATTAAGGACGAGCCCAGTGGTTTATGCCAACCCAAGACTAAGCAGGTCAGTGGAGACCAGGGTGGCATCAAGGGGGTGGGAGGCCTCCAGCTACTTTCTATGTCTAGGCCCAGGGAATGGGAGattagagataggctggagggcccCTCAGTGAACAAG GTGGGAGGAATAGGTCAGATGcctgaggagagcagtgatagaCCATTGCCTACTATGCaaacctgcactctgtccagagACAATGCAGATAGAGGCAAAATGGGAAGTATACCTACATCAAACCAGTCCAGTACCTGGGATTATACTGATACAGCCCTCAAGGAACAAGACTTTAGGCCGGGGAGGTAG